A stretch of DNA from Thermanaerosceptrum fracticalcis:
TTACAGTGGCTAGGGCCATCCCTTTCAGGGATACAGTTCCCAATTCTACATGGGCGCCGCTGAGACCAATGGTAAGAACAACGGCAGTGAGTACCAGGTTCTTGGGTCTACTGTAGTCTACTTTCTGCTCAACCAGCATGCGGATACCGGAGGCAGCGATTACACCGAAGAGCAGTAGACAAATACCGCCCATTACAGGAACAGGGATACTCTGAATGAGAGCGGCTAGTTTGCCGGAGAAGGCTAAGATCATAGAAATCACGGCAGCCCCACCGATAACCCAGACACTGTACACTCTTGTAATAGCCATTACCCCTATATTCTCACCATAAGTGGTGGTAGGAACGGAACCAAAGAAACCGGAGAGAGTAGTGGAAACACCATCACCCATTAAAGAACGGTGTAAACCGGGGTCTCTGGCCAGGTCTCTACCCACAATATTACCGGTAACAATCAGGTGACCTACGTGCTCGGCAATAACCACCAGGGCAGCGGGAATAATAGTAATTATAGCTCCCACATCAAAGGTTGGTGTATAGATAGTTGGCATTTTGACCCAGGCAGCTTGGGCCACTGGGGTAAAGTCTACCATGCCCATGGCTAAAGCAATGACATAACCGCCAACTACGCCAATTAACACGGGAATAACTGCCAGAAATCCTCTAAAGAGCACTGAACCCAAAATAACGATTAATAAGGTAAGCATGGATACAGTAATGGTCTTGGGGTCTAAAGTCTTAGCCGTAAGTCCTGCCATGTCAGCAGCTACCGGAGCCAGTTCCAAACCGATAATGGCAACAATAGCGCCCATGGCTGCAGGGGGGAAGACCACATCTATCCATTTGATACCTACAAAATAAATA
This window harbors:
- the uraA gene encoding uracil permease, coding for MARRVIQVEEKLPLLEALPLSFQHLFAMFGASVLVPILFKIDPATVLLFNGIGTIIYLVLCKGKTPAFLGSSFAFLSPAFAVMATHSYEYALGGFVVSGLIFMATATLIYFVGIKWIDVVFPPAAMGAIVAIIGLELAPVAADMAGLTAKTLDPKTITVSMLTLLIVILGSVLFRGFLAVIPVLIGVVGGYVIALAMGMVDFTPVAQAAWVKMPTIYTPTFDVGAIITIIPAALVVIAEHVGHLIVTGNIVGRDLARDPGLHRSLMGDGVSTTLSGFFGSVPTTTYGENIGVMAITRVYSVWVIGGAAVISMILAFSGKLAALIQSIPVPVMGGICLLLFGVIAASGIRMLVEQKVDYSRPKNLVLTAVVLTIGLSGAHVELGTVSLKGMALATVISIFISLAFKVFEMMGAMNDHDDDVKVSH